A section of the Leminorella richardii genome encodes:
- the pheT gene encoding phenylalanine--tRNA ligase subunit beta: MKFSESWLREWVNPALSREELSEQITMAGLEVDGVDPVAGDFSGVVVGRVVECEQHPNADKLRVTKVDVGRAELLNIVCGAPNCRKGLTVACATIGAVLPGDFKIKAAKLRGEPSEGMLCSFSELGVSDDHSGIIELPEDAPLGQDIREYLKFDDATIEISVTPNRADCLGMIGIARDVAVLNKLPLNEPDTSSVAATISDTLPIQIEAADACPRYLGRVVKGINVKAATPLWMKEKLRRCGIRSIDPVVDVTNYVLLELGQPMHAFDLSRIEGGINVRMAKQGEELVLLDGNKVTLSDDILVIADHKKPLAMGGIFGGEHSGVNEETQDVLLESAFFNPLAIVGRARRFGLHTDASHRYERGVDSAMQERAIERATRLLVDICGGQPGPVISAVAQDKLPKPATIVLRRQKLDALIGHHVSDEQVTDILTRLGCQAIHQDDSWTAVAPSWRFDMAIEEDLIEEVARIYGYNSIPNVPLRADLVMTEHREADLTLRRVKEMLVDRGYQEAITYSFVDPKVQELLHPQQSALILPSPISVDMSAMRLSLWSGLLGAVVYNQNRQQSRVRLFESGLRFVPDEKAEFGVRQEPMLAGIITGSRYDEHWDLARDAVDFYDLKGDLEAVLALTGRLSEIEFRAESNPALHPGQSAAIYLGDKHIGYIGVVHPELEKKLSLNGRTVVFEVLWDALENRRVPQAREVSRFPANRRDIAIVVAENVPAANVLDLCKKVGVNQVVGVNLFDVYRGKGVAEGYKSLAISLTLQDTARTLEEEEIAATVNQCVEALKQRFQASLRD; encoded by the coding sequence ATGAAATTCAGTGAGTCCTGGTTGCGTGAATGGGTCAACCCCGCGCTAAGTCGTGAAGAACTGTCAGAACAAATTACTATGGCCGGCCTGGAAGTAGACGGCGTCGACCCTGTTGCCGGCGATTTCTCCGGTGTTGTTGTTGGTCGCGTAGTGGAATGCGAACAGCATCCTAATGCGGACAAACTGCGCGTGACGAAAGTGGACGTAGGCCGCGCTGAGCTGCTCAATATCGTCTGCGGGGCGCCGAACTGCCGCAAAGGCTTGACCGTTGCCTGTGCAACCATCGGCGCTGTGCTGCCCGGCGACTTTAAAATCAAAGCGGCTAAACTTCGCGGTGAGCCTTCTGAAGGCATGCTGTGCTCATTCTCTGAGCTTGGTGTTAGCGACGATCACAGCGGCATTATCGAACTGCCGGAAGACGCGCCTCTGGGGCAAGACATTCGCGAATACCTGAAGTTTGATGACGCGACTATTGAAATCAGCGTGACGCCAAACCGTGCTGACTGCCTGGGCATGATCGGTATCGCCCGTGACGTAGCCGTGCTGAACAAGCTGCCGCTGAATGAGCCTGATACATCGTCTGTAGCAGCGACAATATCCGATACGTTGCCGATTCAAATCGAAGCGGCGGATGCCTGCCCGCGCTACCTCGGTCGCGTAGTGAAAGGTATTAACGTTAAGGCCGCCACGCCGCTGTGGATGAAGGAAAAGCTTCGCCGCTGCGGTATTCGCTCCATCGACCCAGTTGTTGACGTAACTAACTACGTCCTGCTGGAGCTCGGCCAGCCGATGCACGCCTTTGACCTCAGCCGCATTGAGGGTGGAATTAACGTGCGGATGGCAAAGCAGGGCGAAGAACTGGTGCTGCTTGACGGCAACAAAGTCACGCTAAGCGACGACATCCTCGTTATTGCTGATCACAAAAAGCCTTTGGCAATGGGCGGCATCTTCGGCGGTGAGCACTCCGGTGTGAACGAAGAAACGCAGGACGTCCTGTTGGAAAGCGCTTTCTTTAACCCACTGGCGATTGTTGGTCGTGCCCGACGCTTTGGTCTGCATACCGATGCATCCCACCGCTATGAGCGCGGCGTCGACTCAGCAATGCAGGAGCGCGCAATCGAGCGAGCTACCCGACTGCTGGTTGACATCTGCGGCGGGCAACCTGGCCCTGTGATTAGCGCCGTTGCTCAAGACAAGCTACCAAAGCCTGCAACTATCGTTTTGCGTCGTCAAAAGCTTGATGCGCTGATTGGACATCACGTTTCCGATGAGCAGGTAACAGATATCCTGACTCGCCTGGGCTGTCAGGCTATACATCAGGATGACAGTTGGACTGCCGTAGCGCCGAGCTGGCGTTTTGATATGGCTATTGAAGAAGATCTGATCGAAGAAGTGGCCCGTATTTACGGCTATAACAGCATTCCAAACGTGCCGCTTCGTGCCGATTTGGTGATGACTGAGCATCGTGAGGCTGACCTAACACTACGTCGAGTGAAAGAGATGCTGGTCGATCGCGGCTATCAAGAAGCGATTACCTACAGCTTTGTCGATCCCAAGGTTCAGGAACTGTTACACCCTCAACAGAGCGCGTTGATTTTACCTAGTCCGATTTCCGTCGACATGTCTGCTATGCGTTTGTCCTTGTGGAGTGGTCTGCTGGGTGCGGTTGTCTATAACCAAAATCGTCAACAAAGTCGTGTACGCCTGTTTGAGAGCGGTTTGCGCTTTGTGCCTGATGAGAAAGCCGAATTTGGTGTGCGCCAGGAGCCTATGCTGGCGGGAATTATTACCGGTTCTCGTTACGATGAACATTGGGATCTTGCGCGGGACGCAGTTGACTTCTATGATTTAAAAGGCGATCTTGAGGCCGTGCTGGCGCTTACCGGCAGGCTATCTGAGATTGAGTTCAGAGCGGAAAGCAATCCGGCCCTGCATCCTGGACAAAGCGCAGCGATTTATTTAGGTGACAAACACATTGGATACATCGGCGTTGTGCACCCTGAACTGGAGAAAAAGCTCTCTTTGAACGGTCGTACTGTGGTGTTCGAAGTGTTGTGGGACGCGCTGGAAAACCGCCGCGTACCGCAGGCTCGCGAGGTTTCACGCTTCCCTGCGAACCGTCGTGATATCGCCATTGTTGTCGCTGAAAACGTACCTGCTGCCAATGTATTAGATTTGTGTAAAAAAGTTGGCGTAAATCAGGTGGTTGGCGTAAACTTGTTTGACGTATATCGCGGCAAAGGTGTTGCAGAGGGTTACAAGAGCCTCGCTATCAGCCTAACGCTGCAAGATACCGCACGTACTCTAGAAGAAGAGGAAATCGCCGCTACCGTTAATCAATGCGTAGAGGCATTAAAACAGCGATTCCAAGCATCCTTGAGAGATTGA
- the ihfA gene encoding integration host factor subunit alpha, translated as MALTKAEMSEHLCEKLNLSKRDAKDLVELFFEEVRRALENGEQVKLSGFGNFDLRDKSQRPGRNPKTGEDIPITARRVVTFRPGQKLKSRVENATPKE; from the coding sequence ATGGCGCTTACTAAAGCAGAAATGTCTGAACACTTGTGCGAAAAGCTTAACCTAAGCAAACGCGATGCCAAAGATCTCGTCGAACTTTTCTTTGAAGAAGTTCGAAGGGCTTTGGAAAATGGTGAACAAGTCAAACTTTCCGGGTTCGGTAATTTTGATCTGCGTGATAAAAGTCAACGCCCTGGGCGTAATCCCAAAACGGGCGAAGATATTCCTATCACCGCCCGCCGGGTTGTCACTTTCCGTCCGGGGCAAAAATTAAAGAGCCGGGTTGAGAACGCGACACCAAAAGAATAA
- the btuC gene encoding vitamin B12 ABC transporter permease BtuC, whose amino-acid sequence MNSHFTSLKQHQRLQDRRTFWLLLLLLLVVAIVSLSAGDIWLPPNRWFNDPQADLFVWRLRLPRTLAVMMVGAGLAMSGAAMQSLFDNPLSEPGLLGVANGAGVALVLTILVGGSLLPVWLLSMNAIAGALLLTLALLVLTRRHFLSGSRLLLIGFALGIVCSAVMTWAVYFSTSMDLRQLLYWLMGSFSGIDWQQRWLMLALLPALLGLAVQGNRLNLLSLGETQARQLGAPLALWRNGFVLAIAWIVGVSVAISGIIGFIGLIIPHMLRLIGITDHRFLLPGCAISGAALLLAADLLSRIALPSAELPIGVITSTLGAPLFIWMLIRHVNAD is encoded by the coding sequence ATGAATTCGCACTTTACCTCGCTAAAGCAGCACCAGCGCCTTCAAGACAGAAGGACGTTCTGGCTATTGCTGTTGCTGCTCTTGGTCGTAGCGATCGTTAGCCTGTCCGCAGGAGATATCTGGTTACCCCCAAACCGCTGGTTTAACGATCCGCAGGCCGACCTGTTTGTTTGGCGTTTGCGCCTACCGAGAACGCTGGCGGTCATGATGGTGGGAGCTGGGTTAGCCATGTCCGGCGCGGCTATGCAGTCTTTGTTCGATAATCCACTTTCCGAACCGGGGCTACTGGGCGTGGCCAACGGTGCGGGGGTTGCGCTGGTGCTGACGATACTCGTCGGCGGCAGCCTTTTGCCCGTGTGGTTACTGAGTATGAACGCGATTGCCGGTGCTCTGCTGTTAACGCTGGCACTGCTGGTGTTAACTCGCAGGCATTTTCTTTCCGGTTCACGGCTGCTGCTGATTGGCTTTGCCTTAGGCATTGTCTGTAGCGCAGTGATGACCTGGGCTGTCTACTTCAGCACCAGCATGGACTTACGTCAGCTGCTGTACTGGCTGATGGGCAGCTTTAGCGGAATTGATTGGCAGCAGCGCTGGCTAATGCTGGCTCTGCTGCCGGCACTCTTGGGTTTGGCAGTGCAGGGAAATCGATTAAACCTGCTTTCGCTTGGGGAAACTCAGGCTCGCCAGCTTGGTGCCCCCTTGGCACTGTGGCGCAATGGTTTTGTACTGGCTATTGCCTGGATTGTCGGCGTCAGCGTGGCGATTTCCGGCATTATTGGCTTTATCGGGCTGATTATTCCTCATATGCTCCGCCTGATTGGTATTACCGATCATCGATTCCTGCTGCCGGGATGCGCTATATCAGGCGCAGCACTATTGCTGGCGGCGGACTTGCTGTCACGCATTGCGCTGCCTTCTGCGGAGCTGCCAATCGGTGTGATTACCTCGACGCTCGGTGCTCCGCTGTTTATTTGGATGCTAATACGCCATGTTAACGCTGACTGA
- the btuD gene encoding vitamin B12 ABC transporter ATP-binding protein BtuD has product MLTLTDLSIEHRLTGVSATVQAGRLVNIIGPNGAGKSTLLAAAAGLLPYRGSALLGEDEIAELSPQRLSHQRAYLAQQQESRAMMRVFQYIELHLPKEASVGKVEGVVMQLVQRLDLGDKLDRLLTQLSGGEWQRVRLAAAFLQVWPEINPEGRLLLLDEPMNSLDVAQQASLNRLLKTFCHLGGSAVVSVHHLNHALSHADDIWLLDAGKLVVEGPVAKIMVPERLSPVFGVEFELLQMGEKKWLSVKASN; this is encoded by the coding sequence ATGTTAACGCTGACTGATCTCTCTATTGAGCACCGTTTGACAGGCGTCAGCGCGACTGTACAAGCGGGCAGACTGGTGAACATCATTGGTCCTAACGGCGCAGGGAAAAGCACGCTGCTGGCTGCTGCTGCCGGGCTTTTACCGTATAGGGGAAGCGCGCTGCTCGGTGAGGATGAAATTGCTGAACTGTCTCCCCAGCGTTTATCCCATCAGCGCGCCTATTTAGCCCAACAGCAGGAAAGCAGAGCAATGATGCGGGTTTTTCAATATATCGAGCTGCATCTGCCTAAAGAGGCATCGGTTGGTAAGGTTGAAGGCGTCGTGATGCAGCTGGTTCAGCGTTTGGACTTAGGCGATAAGCTCGACCGTCTGCTCACCCAGCTTTCCGGTGGTGAATGGCAGCGTGTACGTTTGGCGGCAGCTTTTTTGCAGGTGTGGCCGGAGATAAACCCGGAAGGGCGGCTTTTACTGTTAGATGAGCCGATGAACAGTCTCGATGTGGCTCAGCAGGCGTCTCTGAATCGACTGCTTAAAACGTTCTGCCATTTAGGAGGCTCTGCCGTCGTCAGCGTCCATCATCTAAACCATGCGCTTAGCCACGCTGATGATATTTGGCTGCTCGACGCTGGTAAGCTGGTTGTGGAAGGGCCGGTTGCAAAGATTATGGTACCTGAACGCCTGTCGCCGGTTTTTGGCGTTGAGTTTGAACTGCTGCAAATGGGTGAGAAAAAGTGGCTAAGCGTAAAGGCATCTAATTAA